GATACCCCATCCTGTGTCACCCGTACCAACCCCCGACGGCCACGGGGTCAGCCCTGGGTAGGCGAGACTCACGTTACCACGTCTCTCAGCAGATCTGGACTCTTCACACCCCCAGACTAACCCAGGCCAGCCCCGATCCGAGAGCGATCCCTGGGGAGGAGACAGTCCCCCGCACCCGAGCGCAGCCCCCGGAGGCTGCACAGCATGCAGCCGGCATTTACCGTTCATCTCACAGCCGATAAGCTCAAAGCGGAGCGTGCAGGCCCGGCGGCACGTCACGGGGTAGATGCGGATGAACTGGGCCGTGATGGGAGGGTTGAACATGTTGGTCTGCATGGTGCCATAATCCACGTTCCCCGGGAAAACCTGCAACGGCACACAGGGCTGAGTGCCCACAAGCATCCCCAGCCTCGTGCGTAAAAATCGCTCGCCCACTAGATGGACAGACTTCGAGCGAGGGTTGGGCAGCGTGGACTCTCACGCTGTGCCCTGGAGGTGCGCGTGAACTCGCTGTGGCCCTAACGCTCTCCACCCAGCCGTGCAATGCTCCGTGCTTCTCCTCACCACGCACAGCCGTGCATACAGCAACTTCCATTCCCTCTGACTACTGCCATGCTCCCCAGGTCATGACGCTGACTCAAATAACAGAGACATGGCTTGCCTTTTTGTTTCTTACGCAACAAATACAGAATACAGGCAGGTCAAgttttcatgcattttttccaCCACTGCATAGATgggaaacttttccttttttttaaagtagggcGGATTTCCCCAGCCATTCCCAGATGCACGAAAACAACCAGGAGACACTTGCAATAAAAAAGTGAGATTGGAGAGAGCCGCATTTAATGACTACGTCCGTTCTGAGAGTGAGATACGCTGTAGTTTCATACCCGGCACAGATACAACACTGAGCCTTGTAAGCCGTTCACCAGCAGTTCCAGACCATGCCCAATTCCTACAATGCTTCAGTTATAAAGATGTTATCTCAATGACCTAAATAAATCAGCGCTGCTTCTTTGGTTATGCTTATTATGGTCAATTAAACAGAGCCAGAGAACACTGCCTGGCACTGGAACTGTCCACATTGTCACACTGTCATACGGTCCCTGACATGCCTTTGACCCAGGTCAAAAGCACTCTCCAAAACACGCCACAGTTCGGGACTCGGCACACAACTACCCCCCAGCGCACACACAGCACCCCTCTCCGGGAGCGCAGATGTCAGCCGGCAGGGTACAGGTCTTTGCCTGCCTCCGGGCCAGAGACCAGCCCCGGCACGTCTAATTTACCGGCATGAACACAGCCCAGGAGAGTTTGAGTCTCTGTTTTTTCACCTGGTGCCCAGGGCCTCTGCTCCTGCATGGGCAGTACTAGTGTTTTAAGGCAGACGAGCAAGGGACAGCCCATCCGGAGGACGAGCGACGCGTTCCCCAGGCGTGCTGGGACCCCGAGGCACGGGATGGAGGTCAGCACTGGCACACAGAGCCCACcgggaaaaacagcagcaaagcgCAGTGGGAGATGTCACCGGGCGAGGACACTGTGCCCACAGCCCCACGGGGGGCTGCTGCAGGTTGCATGTCAGTAGTCACCACTGTGAAGCTCCCACAGTCGAGCTCTTCCAGGTAGAGAGCACCCTGCACTCAGGTCCCACCCAGGATGGTGACattgcctccctccccccagccGATGCccgccgcagggccccgagccagcacagccccgcgcgcagccagcacagcccacCTTGTCCGTGTTCTGCTTTTCGTCCTTGCAGAAGGCAAACTCCCGTCCGTCCAGGCTGTAGGCCACTTTGAAGGCGCGGACATACTCTGCCTGGCCCACACGGCGAGCACCTTGTGTGATGACCCCACTCAGCCTCATCTTCCTCAGCAGGTTGGCCTGGGGGCAAAAGCAGGAGCAGAGCACGGTGAGGCCAggggtgctcagcaccctgcGAGCACACCCCCTGCACCCACCAGCACTGCTGACCACGGCTGGAAGCATAGGCTCACGGTCAGCATCAGGCCCAGGAAAGGGGCTGCCCCCTCTGCCCTGCTATTTCCTCGGTGCTAAAGCCCTCCATCCCTCTGGCCTCTGATCCTGGTCCCCGgggctgggaagggaggaggacatGGGGTCCCTATCTCCCTCCAGGGACCTCACCAGCTCCAGGGACGTCAGCATCCCCGGCTGACATCCCCTGCTCACAGCAAGAGGCCGCCCAGGGGCAGGACAGTGGCTCCATGCAGTGCAGTGCAGAGATTCAGCCCTTCCCTTACCAACGGAGGCAGAGCAATCCCACAAGAACAGCCCAGCAAGATCGGCACCGGCTAATGGGGGCTGCCTGCTTTGCTAGCGCTCACAGCGCTCCCGTGGGTACCTGGATCCACGGGTTCTTGTCGTAATTGCTGGAGGTCCAGGCGTTGACGATGCCATGGTTGTTGAGGCGGGCAAGCTCCGGCCCCCAGCGCTGCAGGCCGAGGAAGCCATAGTGGACAGAGGAGGCCGAGAGCTGAGCGTCGGAGATGGCCCTCCCTTCCATGCCCAGGAGAACAGCACAGCCTGGAGGGACGGGCCGAGGGAAGGCAGAGCGGGGACGTGAGCGTCAAAGGGACAAGACAACGAGGGAGTAAAACCAGGGGAGGAACTGGCCGCTCACCCAGGATTGAGTTTCCTCATTCTCCCCACAAAAAACTCCTCTTGTCTGAGGCAGGGCATGAAATGAAGGACAACACTAGGACCTCCCTCCCTCATGGATCAGATTGTTCATGGAACAAAATGCCAGGTGTTTCCCTCCTCAGACTTCAGCCAAAAATCACATCATCAATCAGCACCTCTCACAGCATGGAGGTCTGAAGGAGGGAAAGGGCTGCTCTGTGGCCCTCCAGAAAGGACACGGTGCCTTCCCAGTGATGCTCTCCATGACACCAAGGCTCATGGGCATCAGGGGCCAGCTGGCACACAGATACCTGCAGCTGCCTTCAGGTGGCTTTGCCTTCCAGACCTAAGTCAACTAGCGAGACCTCTTCTGCGCACACTGGTGGAGGCAGACAGGATGGTGGGCAACAGCGACGGAAAAGGATCTTTCTACATAATTGGTGTCAGGGACTTACGGACGTGGCAGGTCTTCCCCAAGAACGGAGAAGGGCATTTGCAGGTGTAGTCGCCATCCAGGTCTTGGCAGGTGCCTCCATTTTTGCAAGGCTGGGAGTAGCACTCATTCTTGTCTAGGAGCAAAAAGAGAAGGTGGGCTCAGGAAGAGACCCCAGAGCCAGTCCCCAGGGAAGAGACCCCTTGCTCGGTGCCacgggaggaggagagaggcacCTCCTGAGCGAGGGCCATAGCAGGGTCCTTGCTGATGCAGCGGCACTGGCTGAAGCTCTAATCCAAGGAGCTGCCTAAGCTGCGTCCCCTCTGACTGGAGCTGTGTGGAGCATATCGAGACTCGCAGCCGTGGCAAGGTTAAGAGCCCATCAAGCAGGCCAGGCTTTGAGGTATCCATTCTCCCATTCCTCCGCACCTTCCAGGCCACAGAGGAAGCACCATGTCCCCTCCAGGGCAGGCATGACAGGCCCCAAGGAGATGCAGAGCAAGACTCAGGCAAGGTCTTGCTTGCACTAGCCTCCTACCCATACCGCAGTCCTTCCCTTGTCCTTTCAACATGGTCCAAACCAGCCCCCAGCCCCTAGTGCACGATGCTGCCACAGCCATGGGTGCAAACATCCCCAGGTTGCCCTGCAGGACTGTCTCTAGGGTCCTCAAGCCCTTTGTGGCAGAGCAGACCAAAGGGGTCATGACTCTTTGGCTTCCTCCCTCCTGGCCCCTTGCATCCTGCTGTACTCACTGTTCTGGCAGTGCACCCCATCGTACCCCACAGGGCACTTGCAGATGTATTCAGTGAAGACATCCCCCCGGTTAGGGACCAACTGGCACTCGCCGTTGTTGTGGCAAGGATTAGGGTGACAGGGGcctggggaagaggaaaaaaggcacGAGTAAGTAATATGTAATATGGCACAAGTGGAAAATAAGAGCATCCATTGGGTCTTCACTCCCCAAGGCTGGGACACAGATTGTCCCAAGCAATGCAGGTCACCATGTCCCTGCTTGCATACACATTCTACATGCCCGTCAGCAGGGCTggacccccaggccagtcatgcAGGCCACCACGAGGGCACGTTGCTGTACTACAATGCTTGTACAGACCTAGTGGCTGCCTGCACTTCACTGAGCCGTTGTTGATATCTCCCCTGTGATGGGGGACTCAGGTCCCTCCCCAGAACCTCACCTTTCTCGGTCTCATTGCAGTCAATCCCAACATAGCCTTCTGGGCAGATGCAGAAGAAGGGGGCCTCATTAATGCCAGTCAGGCAGGTGCCCCCATTCTGACAGTGGTTGACATCGCAGAAGTCACCTGGAACCAAAGCTACATGTCACCGCAAGCCATCACGAAAGTGGCATCTGCCACAGCCCTGGCTCCACACACATTGCTGGCATCAGGCCTGTCCCAGCAGGAAAGGTCCAGCCTGGTCCGACCGCATTTACTCCTCCCCGGGGATGTCTCAAGAAGGGGAGTGCCTGGGCAGAGCCGGGCACAGGAGCACCAGGCTGCACCCAGGGGCCAAGCAGGATGGGCCAGCAGAGTCATGCATAGGACTGCAGGGGTTCAAGAGCAAAGGCTGAGACCAGGAGCATGGGAGAGCGGTCAGGAGCTGCCCTGCGCCGGCCTCGCAGCCTGCCTCCCCATCTCTCCCACGCTCTGCTTCTGCCAGGGTTATGGAAATGCCACGAATCGCCCCTGTTGGCTCAGAAAGAAGTTGGTTTGATGGAGTCTGGACATCAAACCAAAGCCCAGGGAAGTCCCAGGTCTTTCAGTGTACCAAATGTTTTAGTTCCCGTTTTGGGAAGCAGGGGCTGGCCAGGCTGGGGCACACTCAGGAGTGAGCAGTACAGGATTATTGCAGGGAATCAGGCTGGTCACATTGCTGGGTTTTGCTGAAGAAAGTATTTGTGGGGAGACAAAAAAAACATTGTAGGGGGAACCCACGTGCCTTGGCTCAAAGAATCTTGGGACAGGAGAGGAGCACGGGCTCTACCCATGCATGGATACCGCCCTGCCTCAGGAAAACCTCTCCAGCCTGAATGAATCCCCAAACACGTCCTGTCTCACTCAGTTTGCCACGTGCATGAGGAATGCCCTGGTGGGGGGCTTTCGGGGAGTGCAGGGGAGCAGACACTCCCAGGACCCATTCCCTACTGCCCCAGTGAGACCAGTCTGCCCAGCGCTATCTCTAACATTCTCTAAGCAACTTCCATGGAGAGGTCCCAGTCCAGGGGGCAGGTCCCCCCAATGCAGCTGGTGGGACTGGGGCCAGCCTGTCCTCCCTGTCTACGCACCCACCTCCAGGGTGGTGAGGATTCTCCCGTAAACCTTCTGcttccttttccagtgctgaCCCAGACTGTAAAACATTCCTCCCACCACCAATTTATTCCACCCAAACAGCAGCAAGATGGCAAAACCCTATCTGTAAGCCT
This Apteryx mantelli isolate bAptMan1 chromosome 15, bAptMan1.hap1, whole genome shotgun sequence DNA region includes the following protein-coding sequences:
- the MFGE8 gene encoding lactadherin isoform X1 is translated as MEAARPWRALLSLGLGLSLLLAAAGDFCDVNHCQNGGTCLTGINEAPFFCICPEGYVGIDCNETEKGPCHPNPCHNNGECQLVPNRGDVFTEYICKCPVGYDGVHCQNNKNECYSQPCKNGGTCQDLDGDYTCKCPSPFLGKTCHVRCAVLLGMEGRAISDAQLSASSVHYGFLGLQRWGPELARLNNHGIVNAWTSSNYDKNPWIQANLLRKMRLSGVITQGARRVGQAEYVRAFKVAYSLDGREFAFCKDEKQNTDKVFPGNVDYGTMQTNMFNPPITAQFIRIYPVTCRRACTLRFELIGCEMNVYFNTAGCSEPLGMKSRLISDQQITASSVFKTWGIDAFTWHPHYARLDKTGKTNAWTALNNDPSEWLQIDLRDQKKVTGIVTQGARDFGHIQYVAAYKVAYSDNGASWTVYRDSRTNSTKIFHGNSDNYSHKKNVFDVPFYARFVRILPVAWHNRITLRVELLGCDE
- the MFGE8 gene encoding lactadherin isoform X2 — translated: MEAARPWRALLSLGLGLSLLLAAAGDFCDVNHCQNGGTCLTGINEAPFFCICPEGYVGIDCNETEKGPCHPNPCHNNGECQLVPNRGDVFTEYICKCPVGYDGVHCQNNKNECYSQPCKNGGTCQDLDGDYTCKCPSPFLGKTCHVRCAVLLGMEGRAISDAQLSASSVHYGFLGLQRWGPELARLNNHGIVNAWTSSNYDKNPWIQANLLRKMRLSGVITQGARRVGQAEYVRAFKVAYSLDGREFAFCKDEKQNTDKVFPGNVDYGTMQTNMFNPPITAQFIRIYPVTCRRACTLRFELIGCEMNGCSEPLGMKSRLISDQQITASSVFKTWGIDAFTWHPHYARLDKTGKTNAWTALNNDPSEWLQIDLRDQKKVTGIVTQGARDFGHIQYVAAYKVAYSDNGASWTVYRDSRTNSTKIFHGNSDNYSHKKNVFDVPFYARFVRILPVAWHNRITLRVELLGCDE